Proteins encoded in a region of the Candidatus Obscuribacter sp. genome:
- a CDS encoding MCE family protein has protein sequence MTAQNDTISSNEQRPLDNSVRLLTDGSIGVFTTVAIILLLWGLCWLKSYSSLRPPQHIKLIFHEIAGLNDNAAVYVDGVRVGMVEQIEWLMDRRVLVRLRIHSPNVRVPQGAVFSILTNGVVGAKYIEIKMPAQIAGAYPLPLLDERVEVMGEDPVRPELALNNLAIGLAKVDMEKFQRNFEADRNRLARAADQLSILATKTIPLVDRALPMEEDIKALTSDVRKITHKIAKFLDNPATSGDLRESAQSARAAMADLKDTMHDLSDTLKDKSLRQDLVTSMNRLTEASKNIEQTAKSFHDIALDKDLRADVKQILSQTRATLTKVDETLSKPANKNGSLRDTLSKTHDAIDHLDLAARQLNQILSKRSPLLQMIVGRPGYIKPDKVKKQKSKKTVETTVETTKSGSEVKTTETLQVETPQVETPVLP, from the coding sequence ATGACAGCGCAAAACGATACCATCTCATCTAACGAGCAAAGACCACTCGACAATAGTGTCAGACTTTTGACTGACGGCTCCATTGGCGTGTTTACGACTGTGGCTATAATACTTTTGCTCTGGGGTTTGTGCTGGCTCAAGAGTTATTCTTCGCTGCGCCCACCGCAGCATATCAAGCTAATTTTTCATGAAATAGCCGGGCTCAATGATAACGCAGCGGTATATGTTGACGGTGTAAGAGTCGGTATGGTCGAGCAGATTGAATGGCTCATGGACAGGCGTGTGCTGGTCAGGCTGCGCATCCACTCTCCCAATGTACGTGTGCCTCAGGGCGCAGTTTTTAGCATCCTCACTAATGGTGTTGTTGGTGCCAAGTATATAGAGATCAAAATGCCAGCGCAGATTGCCGGTGCTTATCCCTTACCTTTGCTTGATGAGCGCGTCGAAGTAATGGGCGAGGATCCTGTGCGGCCAGAGCTTGCTCTCAATAATCTGGCTATTGGTCTGGCTAAAGTCGATATGGAAAAATTTCAGCGCAACTTTGAGGCTGACCGTAACAGGCTGGCGCGTGCAGCTGATCAGCTTTCTATTCTTGCCACTAAGACTATTCCTCTTGTGGATAGAGCGCTACCAATGGAAGAAGATATTAAAGCTTTGACTAGCGACGTGCGCAAAATTACTCACAAGATTGCTAAGTTTTTGGACAATCCGGCTACTTCTGGAGATTTGCGAGAATCGGCTCAGAGTGCCCGCGCAGCTATGGCTGATCTCAAGGATACGATGCATGATTTAAGCGACACTCTCAAAGATAAAAGTCTCAGACAAGATCTGGTGACATCGATGAATCGTCTAACTGAGGCTTCCAAAAATATTGAGCAAACAGCAAAATCGTTTCACGATATAGCGCTCGATAAAGATCTGCGCGCGGATGTAAAACAGATACTGAGCCAGACTCGTGCCACCCTGACTAAGGTTGATGAGACTTTGAGCAAGCCCGCTAACAAAAATGGCAGCCTGCGCGATACGCTAAGCAAGACCCACGATGCTATTGACCATCTCGATCTTGCTGCTCGTCAGCTCAATCAAATACTGAGTAAACGTAGTCCGCTTTTGCAGATGATTGTTGGCAGACCGGGCTATATCAAGCCGGACAAAGTCAAAAAGCAAAAGTCCAAAAAGACAGTTGAGACCACAGTCGAGACCACTAAGAGTGGTAGTGAGGTCAAGACTACCGAAACGCTACAAGTAGAAACACCACAGGTCGAGACACCGGTATTACCGTAA